GTATAACTGACAGGCATGAAGTGGTACAATTTGCACTGAcattatgacatcatgaactgacAACTTGTGCATAAATATACAAAGGCAAAAGCAAAAACAATAACCCCCAAACCACAAAGTGTTGTCCAGCAACCTATGTCTAGTAAACCCAGTAAACCCATGTGCACTGAAAAAATCAACTTTTGTGAAAAAATTTCAGGTTGTTTAAAGTTTGCGTATTCTTCTTGTCAACAGTGTTTACAAACcagtaatcgagtctgcaccagacaatccagtggtcaacattaTGAGCACTGATTTGTGCAAATTCGAGTAAGATAACATATATTACCCATGGCATGTCATCAAGTCTGACAGCCCAGTcaactcttacaacaagcattgatCAGTGGAGGCAAATTCTACTCCTATTCTTAAAGGGTCCAAAAACAATGCAGACATTGCCTTAAAAACATCACCATTCAGTGCCATGGATGAAGAATCAGAGACTGGGGATCTTCTAACAGTAAAAGCATACATGACACAGTTTATATTTAACCACTCTTTAAGACTGACTGCTGATCAATTTGTAGACTTCAAAACTTCTGTTAAAAGTGAAAGAGCATGAAGCACTTTTGGTATTTCTGATAAAGTATGGGAAATCGTTCCACCTGTAACCCCCTCCTTTTAATATATTTCCCACCTACCctgtgtaatattccaacactgaaataagttcacTGATTGActgggttttttaaaatctgttctagtttattgaatgtatgTCTAGGGTGAGGTATGCATGCCACTTGgtaattttggtttttgattGGGATGGGTGCACGGGCTGGACTCTTACCCAGAATTCTTAAGTCATTCACAAAACTTGGGTCCAGCAGTGCCCATAATCGGTGGCAATCTGAATGTGCCCACTAACTTGCTTTAACTCTTAGCAGGAGTAAATCAAACCTAGACAGGAGAATACTAGTAAAATGTCTTACCTTCAGCGTTAAGATCTAAAATGGAATTGACCGTTCTATTCCAAGCTGAATTAATTTTTACAAAGAGATCGTTGAAAATTTGTCAAAACaagcaagggaagtaactctattTACTAGGAAGCGAAAGAGCTCACTGGTTCACCGGGTTATTTTGTCATCTTAGAATTGAGATTAGAAACATACAGGATCGAAATtaatttgttgaaatattgcctattCATATCAAATAGAACATATCTGATGAATGCCTTTCTTCTGTCCGACATGGCTATTTTGTAATATGATGCAAGCAAAATATTTAGTTCACCCCATTAGAGTTCTCTCAAATCCAATTATAAAACGGAGGACATAGGATCGCTATCAGTCGACCTAATGTAtaattaatgaaaataatacgtAAACATTCGGTTCAATATCAGTTGATTACAACTTTTGTGTACCGGTAGTGAAAATTGTAGGTCGAAAGTGGGCAGGTCACACATCGACAAGTTGTGCGAGCAAATCAACAGTGCTCGGCTGGGATAACCTACCCTGAATCCTGCGAACTAGCGTCTCTTTCTTCTAATTCAGTCGCCATGTCGATTAACCGTTCCACAATCAATCATAGAAGGTCTGATTTGGAGTATATGGTCATCGATTAGTCAGAAATGTTTACAATGAATTGAGACATCACAAACTTCATCCATGAAAGATTACCCGCGAAATTGCAGGTTACTACACCAATCGGACATTTTGATTGGCTACAGCTGACCCATGCGTACGGGGTCACCTGAGGTCAAAGTTGATTTCGCGCTGTAATCGGGATTCTGGAAGCTGATTGGTTCGTTTTACGTATAGCCTTTACTATGCTGAAGTAAAGCAGGTCGATACATGTATGTCGTGAGTGTTCAACGTGGGTGTTTAAGTGACCGAAGAACAGTACAACTATATTCACAAAGGGGGATTCTTCTTgatatttaatgacatttaaTATTTGACATTATAAAAACTCTTTTGTCCATTCTGAGTCTGTTTAAAGTTAAAAACtgttattacttggaataattGCAAGGTCTATATAACAATATATCAAGCAACATTAATCGATTAGAATGATGATTTATGTGAAAGATCAACAATATTCTTTAAGCGAACTGTTGCACCTCGATCGTTTACTTTGATGTGGGTGCTTTTTGTCATTCAGTCTTTCATTCTGGTGCTTTTGTAAAAGGCGTCCCCTTTTTCCCATGGCAATTTGCAATTTATCCAAATATTCTTCGATTTATTTTACATCCTGCATAATCATTGTTCATTTACTGATATCTCAAATTCGATTTTATATatcgcgcacacacacacacacacacacacatggagcTCACCTGTAGTGACATTGCAGGAATGCTGACAGACAAGAAGAACAAGCAACCTAAAGCTACACTCCTTCATTCATACCACCACACCCAGACACGTTTTTTCTTAAACATGTTCCTGTTTGAGATGTCATACAAACACCGTGTAACATTAGTCCCCAAATGTTCGAAGACGACAAACGTCTGTTGTgcccttaaatgcacaatggtcttaagtgcacagaaagaacattgtgcacttaagggcACCACAAGCGTCTCCTTCCTCGCACAGACCAGAAGCGCTGCCATAGGCCAGTTGGGTTCGAATGGATAACCCGAACACCATGGTGAGGATCATTTGCCTAATAGATTAAAAAGTGTACTATATTATTCTGTAGTGATGGAAAGGTTGTTTTGACTTTATAGATTTGGAGATACTGATAAGTCACCTGTTTGGAACATACTACATGATACGATATTGAAAAACACGAAATTTCAGCATTCGAACTGATGAATATAatgccatttcttacaaatttgatatCAATAAATAACATAACGGGTATCAGGGTGGGGTGATAGTGGATGGGGTGTCCGGGTAGACTTCTTGACGACATGTTCTGGACGACCTACATGTTCTGGGTGACCTGCGTGTTCTGTACTACCGATATGTTCTGTACTACCTGGATGTTCTGTAAGACCTGCATGGTCTGGACGACCTACATAGTTTGGACGACCTGCATGTTCTGTACGACCTGAATGTTCTATACGACCTGATCTGGGCGACCTGCATGTTCTGTACGTACGACCTGAATGTTCTATACGACCTGCATGTTCTGTTCGGCCTACATGTTCTGAACGACCGACATGTTCTGGACGACCTACCTGTTCTATACGACCTGCATGTTCTGTACTGCTTACATGTTCTCTACGACCTGCAAGTTCTGTACGACCTACATGTCCTGCACACCCTCCATATTCTGTACGACCTACATATTGTGGACGACCTACCTGTTCTGGGCGACCTACATGTTCTGTACGACCTGCATGTTCTTGAGGACCTGATTGTTTTGTACTACTTGCATGGCTGAATATCAAGGGTAAGAATGATCTATACAGAACTGCAGGTCTATGTGTAACTTAAGATGTAACGTGACTGTTTGCTCTTTAATTTATcagctggccatcagggcttgctgccatCTGCGGGCTTTAAAATCTGCAGGCCCCGAATACAATATGCAGGGATTTTGGTtgaagtcaaaccaataaaaacaaaatagactacactgtactCAGTTTCACACTCTTTCTACAAAATTAAGCGAAGCCTGTGGCAGACAGAGGATCgagtttttatttgttagacTGGTTTTGACATTTCTACGCCAAAGCGTAAGTTAACGTAACAGGATGGATCGTGGATGATTCACGAATGTTTGTAAAGGACAAATGGGGAAACATTCCAGCTGAAAAAtaattgacagataatttactgaaggccataaagacctgcacatatttgaaactgccggcccgtATAGTAACAACCGGCGCTAGGCCTCCGGGTCGGCGGTTATTTCGACCGCTGCCTCTATTTAAAACACCAATATGCCTTATTCTACACGCCTGCCATGCATCAAtgcaatatgagtgagtgagtttagttttacggcacacttagcaatattccagcaaaatggaggcggtctgcaaataatcgagtctggaacagacaattatgtgatcaacagcatgagcattcatCTACGCTACTAGGAACCGATGTGTCAACCCAAAGGAAAACTGTAGCGCAGAtagggttgcgcagcatagagaatatgaccagtcttctaaTATGCGAGCTTAGCgggcaaaggttggcaacgtacttccctcgcttcggatcaaaaataatttttcatatcaaaataaaatatcgccaccatcaaaggcacactcccatttcttcacttggtTATTCTCTTACATTTCCTACTCCATGtcaataattactcacgtgaaatctgttttattcaacattgtgAACGCCACTCGTGgcattcagatcgttcttcgcctccattacccctgccaccttccggttgaacggagtgacggaacaagaataagcaaacattaaaaagaaatagCATATTgtctaattttatcatgaacctgttggagtttatttgtctgatctgtcgtcgctattgttagaattttcgtaacatttattctacatgtAAACAACtctggcgtaatgggcgaaTTAAGCAGgagaggtaactgtaagtattccatatggaatattAGGCTCCAGTTCCTTCACTCCTTCgtaccggaagctggcaggggtaatggaggcgaagaatggTCTGATACCACAAACtatgcttaaaatgttgaataaagaatatttcacgtaagtaattgttcaacatggggttggaagggtgagagcacaaccagtgaagaaatgggtgtatacctatgatggtggcgatattttatttggacatgaaatatattcttcgaaccgaagcgaggatcAAATGTACGTTGCAAACCTTTGTTcccttcgctcgcatgtaagaagacttaGCATTTTCTCCATGCTGCGCAAgccacttgcgctacagtttgcctgtggtgaACCAAGTcacaagcttgaccacccgatcccgttacaagcatgggttattgaagatcagttctaaccagcaTCTTCACGGGTGCAGTGTATCATGACAGTGCACATAGCAAGATGAATAGTAGCGTAGATGAATGCTTATGttcttgttttacgccgcatgcaGCAACACGTCAGTTACATGGTATGGTGGCTGATAAGGGCCGTCGCTTTCTAGCCTTAAAATTCTGCCAAGATTCCCTTATCGgagtctgtacataatctatGCCAGACAAATGGCACCTGCAGCAATGAATACTGTTATCGAACGATAGGCACACCTGTCACGTGTTCCTTcgtgattaactttgagatttTTGCatatgttgtgcagctttttgAGCTCAATGCAAGAACGTATCATGTCTATGGATGTTGTATTTCCATGTTTATTACTGTGTGCAGGGTCAGTCTCAGGATTTATTCTGCCCGCGACAATCCTTAGCATTTCAGGTGACTCGATGACACTGAACAGTCGCGTTCTGCAGGTGGAGCAGAACATGGCCATCCTCCAAGGAACATCGACGCAGCTTCAAGCAGAACTTCAGAGAACGCAGACACAACTACAGAACGCCCTGACAGACTTACAGACTAGCAAGGCACAACAAGGGCTTATGGCTCTCTGAAAAGTGAAATGAATTCCCTAAAAACCATGCCGGTATTGCCAACAGGGCAGATACCTGGTGTCGGTAAGTAGAAATCGCTCTTATTCCTTTAGTACATCTCCAGATTAATCCATTAACACCCCTCAACATCCAGAGAGTTTTTTCAGTCCATGCTCTGTCCATTACTCCATCGTCTTATCCGTGCAGTATGGACCTATATTTCATTCTTCCgtattgtttaacgccatactaacCAATATTCCCGCTACATGACGgcgttatatataaataatcaattgtggaccaaacaatccaggaGTCAACATCACAAGAACCAACTGAAAGACGCAACAAAGACAACTAACCTGTTTCAGTGAGCGTCGAGTTTCAAAAGGACAAGAAATATGCACCAAACTTTCTCGAAAGAATTACTTTGAATGAACCAATAACAGaggttttctttctttttgacaGCAGCAAAGACCCCAGATGTGTCTTTCCAAGTACGTGATCCACCCAGCCATATACTTTCTTCAACCCCCGTGAAATTCAATACGGTCGACTACAACGCCGGCTCCGGCTACAACAGCATCACAGGGAAGTTCACAGCGCCAGTCAAAGGGACCTATATGTTCTGGACCCAGCTTGAAATGGGAGGAGGGTCCAACACTGCCTTGTACGTCTACATAAAGAGGACAGGAGGGCTGAACATGGCGGCAGGCTACATGGAAACAGGGTCAAGTTTTGGTGACGTGGATGCTTCTGCCCAAGCTCTTGGACATCTAGAGATGGGGCAAGAGGTGTGGGTGGAGGTCACTAATGCATATGATATCTACCATAGTGCATCGTACTTCGGTGGTGCTCTTATTTCACAAGGGTGATCAATAAGCAGTAATTACAAAATGGAGGCAAGTACTTATTCCTACAGAATGCCTACTTAACTTTATTATAACAAAAATCTGAAAACAGTCTTAACAAAATCATCTTTGCTGTTGCCAAAAGTGCTGAAAGAGTAAAGCGTGTTTGCGTTTTGTGCCTTCTATGGTCTTGAATAAAAACTCAGACAGTGAGCGTCATGTTTTTCATTATATCCTCTCAAGACTTGTTCTCCAAACGGTGAATCCCATCACCAAATATGACATTCCAGACAAAATGCCACATGACTTCAGGAACTTCGGCCAAAGAATCCTTCAGGATACATTTTGGATTATACATAGTCTTTGTATCCAAAGTATATATCTCAGTCAAAATTCTTTCTCAGTCAAACTCAGTATTGAAGTTGGACAGGTGTTGTTCTATAAGCCTCTGCAAAAATGACATGCTAGAGGGAACACACGCTGGAGGAAGATCAACGTACGCGATGGCAATTCTCTTAGCATTGCCTGTTTGAGGTCAGACGAAACTCTGTCGGAAACGGGAGAGGCACGTGCATAATCCGGGTAGTTGACTGTTGTTGTTTACTGATGTAAACAAAGATGCATAAGGGCAGAAATTTTTACTGGGCCCAGTCTTAGCATACGTTAAGTATCCCAAGATGCCTTGCGGCATGGATCTGTTGATCACTTCAGCACCGCGATTACGTATGTCTTGagctgggcctagattttcgaagctcccttagcgctaagatagtcgtaagttaatattaatgtatAATACTCAcgactctcttagcgctaagggagcttcgaaaatcgaggcccagggccccgttcctcaaagcgatcgctGCGCAACGACATCGCGGAAATGCAACAGGTATCGTTTTGCTGTGACTTTCCGGTATACCGACATAACGATAATACCAGATAACACAGTACTGTTGCAGATCAACCCCTACTACAGATCTGTATGTGTGCGTCAGTGTGTGTGCTTGCACCCGACCACCCCTTTCTCGAAAATctgtagcgctaagatagccgtAAGGCACTAACGACCATCTTttcgctaagagagcttcgaaaatctaggccaaggAGCTTGCAACTCCTATACCTTAACATGGACGGTTGGGACTGTCGTAGCTGTGCTTTGCTTTGGGGCGCATGCCATAGGCGGATT
This genomic stretch from Haliotis asinina isolate JCU_RB_2024 chromosome 4, JCU_Hal_asi_v2, whole genome shotgun sequence harbors:
- the LOC137280856 gene encoding complement C1q-like protein 2; translated protein: MQERIMSMDVVFPCLLLCAGSVSGFILPATILSISGDSMTLNSRVLQVEQNMAILQGTSTQLQAELQRTQTQLQNALTDLQTSKAQQGLMTPDVSFQVRDPPSHILSSTPVKFNTVDYNAGSGYNSITGKFTAPVKGTYMFWTQLEMGGGSNTALYVYIKRTGGLNMAAGYMETGSSFGDVDASAQALGHLEMGQEVWVEVTNAYDIYHSASYFGGALISQG